Below is a window of Gammaproteobacteria bacterium DNA.
AACCAATCAATGGCACTTTTATAGCCGCTGATGCGCGCCGTTTTGTGAAAGAACATCCGCACAGTTTTGATGCCATTGTCTCAGATACCTTCAGCAACATTGCTAATATCCCAAGTCAGCTATTAACCGTGCAGTATTTTCAGGATTTGAAACACGCTTTGAAACCCGGGGGTGTGGCTATCTTTAACATCATCGCTTCACCCTTTTTGAAAACCACGTACTCAAAACGAGTTGATAATACCTTACGCGCTGCATTTGGCACCTGCTTGGCTTATCCGCTGTTTTTTACGACCCAGGACTTAACCAATATTATTTACGTCTGCCAGGACAATAAAGAATCTCATGATACGATGATTTATACGGATAATTTGAATCGTGCGAATCTTGATATTTATTTTCAATGAGGCACTACCTCATTTATTCAAAGGTACTGCACTCCCCTGCCAACCCAATTTAGACCGCAACGTTTCAAAATAATTATAATCCAGCGGATGAATAAGACGCAGCGTTTGGGATTTTTTCTCTATAATCAAAGTTTCGCCCGGAGAAATTGGCACACGTTTTTGTCCATCGCCACTGATGTAAGGTATTGCCTCATTATTTTCCGGTATGCAGATGGAGATGCGACTATCAGCATCAAGTACAATTGGACGATTACTTAAAGTATGAGGAAACATCGGCACCAACACCACCGCATGCAAACCAGGATGCAAAATCGGACCACCCCCAGAAAGTGCATAAGCGGTAGAACCTGTGGGAGTCGCTACAATCAAACCATCCGCACGCATTTCGCACACGCTTTGGCCATTGACAGCAATGCTAAATTCAACCATATGCGCGATATTGCCAGCTGACAACACAATCTCATTCAAAGCCGGAATAGCAACTGTCACCTGCGCTTGACGTTGAATATATCCGTTTAATA
It encodes the following:
- a CDS encoding NAD(+) kinase; translated protein: MRYSMTEKTFNRVAIIGRQRQENSKETFKALYEYLKTRGYKTVFERETAPELSLNADERISQDRLAEACDILLVVGGDGSLLHAARVAIDQSLPVAGVNRGRLGFLTDIYPHQFAKIEQLLNGQYHEEQRFLLNGYIQRQAQVTVAIPALNEIVLSAGNIAHMVEFSIAVNGQSVCEMRADGLIVATPTGSTAYALSGGGPILHPGLHAVVLVPMFPHTLSNRPIVLDADSRISICIPENNEAIPYISGDGQKRVPISPGETLIIEKKSQTLRLIHPLDYNYFETLRSKLGWQGSAVPLNK